A single Phytohabitans houttuyneae DNA region contains:
- a CDS encoding TetR family transcriptional regulator C-terminal domain-containing protein, producing the protein MGLKDTLPYPYNLDLSPVLHGLARRTEVGRRRLANDPVTASYLAAGMRLLERHLGQGEEAFKCDDADNPERPLLKLLSQRAVADEITRNPEPFIRQGTTSTLRATWQSQPHYIADLLRFGLWSQRYAGLYAGELAAYVEDLVSGPHLIEAIHAITAAHVEDSVERPRFRLQLLAAATAEGDDVIRQAMTDNYREVERTWAAVFEEMIGARQLELRPGITVEHMVTMVVGAVEGISLRALLDNERVFDDRETRRLMGTMAAALLIGIIRPQDGSLNETVEQALGRIANL; encoded by the coding sequence ATGGGACTCAAGGACACGTTGCCATATCCATATAACCTGGACCTGTCTCCCGTGCTGCACGGCCTTGCCCGTCGAACCGAGGTGGGCCGTCGCCGGTTGGCGAACGATCCCGTGACAGCCTCGTATCTTGCGGCTGGGATGCGACTGCTGGAGCGGCACCTCGGCCAAGGCGAGGAAGCGTTCAAGTGCGACGACGCTGACAATCCTGAGCGCCCGCTCCTCAAGCTGCTTTCCCAGAGGGCCGTGGCGGACGAGATAACCCGAAACCCGGAACCATTTATTAGGCAGGGTACTACCTCCACCCTACGGGCCACTTGGCAATCGCAGCCACACTATATCGCCGACCTACTCCGGTTCGGACTTTGGTCTCAACGCTATGCCGGTCTCTACGCCGGAGAGCTCGCGGCCTACGTCGAAGATCTGGTCTCCGGTCCACACTTGATAGAAGCCATTCACGCAATCACCGCCGCACACGTCGAGGACAGCGTCGAACGACCACGATTTCGCCTACAGCTGTTGGCAGCCGCGACGGCAGAAGGGGACGACGTTATCCGGCAGGCGATGACTGACAACTATCGTGAGGTGGAGCGCACGTGGGCCGCAGTCTTTGAGGAGATGATCGGGGCGCGGCAGCTAGAGCTCCGTCCCGGCATCACCGTTGAGCATATGGTCACTATGGTCGTAGGAGCCGTCGAAGGCATCTCGCTCCGTGCGCTCCTAGACAACGAGAGGGTCTTTGACGATCGAGAAACGCGGCGCTTGATGGGCACTATGGCTGCGGCACTGCTGATCGGAATCATCAGGCCACAAGACGGCAGCCTGAATGAAACCGTGGAGCAGGCACTAGGGAGGATCGCGAATCTTTAG